A single window of Methylomarinum sp. Ch1-1 DNA harbors:
- a CDS encoding efflux RND transporter periplasmic adaptor subunit, translating to MKKKKLIAPAMLFISAVLAGWFYRHSGQPDPDRLTLYGNIDIRQVNLSFHDPEHIEQIVVQEGERVKQGQLLAIQDLQRFQYAIDSAAARLAQQQQVMNRLLNGSRPEEIAKARADVKAAEAEVDFAGKELKRLQTLSRKKLASIEAADRARSELDSAREKLQALRELHALTVIGPRQEDIEAARASLRVEQTALKLAKKIWQDAHLYAPDDGVIQNRMLEPGDMADAQTPVFTLALTDPVWARVYASETDLGKLRPGMVAEIRSDSFPDQAYQGWVGYISPTAEFTPKAVETVELRTSLVYQVRVYACNPKHQLRLGMPVTVSIKLIQPDVTGRQHCTGA from the coding sequence ATGAAAAAAAAGAAGCTCATAGCGCCAGCGATGCTGTTTATTTCCGCTGTCTTGGCCGGCTGGTTTTATCGTCACTCGGGTCAGCCCGATCCAGACCGATTGACCCTGTACGGCAACATCGATATCCGCCAGGTTAATTTAAGCTTTCACGACCCGGAGCATATCGAGCAAATCGTCGTTCAGGAAGGCGAACGCGTCAAGCAGGGACAACTACTGGCGATCCAGGACCTGCAGCGCTTCCAATACGCCATCGACAGCGCCGCCGCGCGTCTGGCTCAGCAACAACAGGTTATGAACCGGCTGCTCAACGGTTCCCGGCCCGAAGAAATCGCCAAAGCACGCGCCGACGTCAAGGCGGCTGAAGCGGAAGTCGACTTCGCCGGCAAGGAGCTGAAACGCCTACAGACGCTAAGTCGAAAAAAGCTGGCGTCGATTGAAGCCGCCGATCGCGCTCGTTCGGAACTGGATTCGGCCCGGGAAAAACTGCAGGCGTTGAGAGAACTGCATGCGCTCACCGTCATCGGTCCGCGCCAGGAAGATATTGAGGCGGCCCGCGCGTCGTTAAGAGTCGAACAAACGGCCTTGAAGTTGGCCAAAAAAATCTGGCAGGACGCCCATCTTTATGCGCCGGACGACGGCGTCATCCAGAACCGCATGCTCGAGCCGGGCGACATGGCGGATGCGCAAACGCCGGTGTTTACCTTAGCCCTGACCGATCCGGTTTGGGCCAGGGTCTACGCCTCGGAAACGGATTTGGGCAAACTGCGCCCGGGCATGGTCGCCGAGATTCGTTCGGACAGTTTTCCCGATCAAGCCTATCAAGGTTGGGTCGGCTATATTTCGCCGACCGCCGAATTCACGCCGAAAGCCGTCGAAACCGTCGAACTCAGAACCAGTCTCGTCTATCAGGTGCGCGTGTACGCCTGCAACCCCAAACATCAACTTCGCCTGGGTATGCCGGTGACGGTGTCGATTAAGCTGATACAGCCCGATGTAACGGGCAGGCAACACTGTACGGGGGCGTAA